ATACCGAAGTACCATAGTGCAACGCATGAGACATCACATGGATCTTTGCTTCCCCCCACGGAACCATCTCACCATTAAACCAAATATAATCAGATTTTTTTGTCGTCATTTTCTTTCCTTGTTTCTTACACTCAGACACGATTTGTTAGAGTGAACGTGGCTGGACTTCAATACCCGTCACATCCACCAGTTTACTGAGCTGACTAAACAGTAATTCGACAGGTCGCTGACTGGCAACGGTCAATTCGAGATTGATATTGCCGGTCTCTGACAGCGTTGCCATATTCATGGCACGAACCTGAAATCCACGGTGACGAACGACACGCAGAATACGTTCTAACGTTTCCGGATTAAGACGCGCCTGTAATGTTATCTGATGTTGTATCACGATCATGCCTCCAGCATTTCTGCATTACTGGCACCTGGCGGTACTAATGGCCAGACATTCTCAAGTTCATTGATGGAGACATGGAGTAGCCAGGGCCCCTCGCTCGACAACATAGCGTCAAGTGCCGCTTCAACCTGATCCTGATGAGTAATATGCTGGCCTGGAATGCCAAAAGCGCTGGCCAGGGCGACAAAATCAGGATTATCGTTCAGTGTCGTTTCACTGTAACGCTGATCAAAAAATAGCTGCTGCCATTGACGCACCATTCCCAGTCGTTGATTGTCGAGTAAAACGATTTTCACCGGCAACTGCTTACGTTTTACTGTTCCCAGTTCCTGTACATTCATCATGAAAGAGCCGTCCCCGGAGACACAAATGACAGTATCATCAGGACGCGCAATCTGTGCACCGATCGCCGCAGGTAAACCAAATCCCATCGTTCCCAGCCCACTGGAAGTGATAAAATTCTCTGGCCGCGAGTAAGTCATATGTTGTGCGGCCCACATTTGATGCTGACCAACATCGGTAGTGATAACGCTATCAACCGGTTTACGTTCAGACAATAACTTCAGCAATAGCGGCGCATAAATACCGTCACCGGTATTATCATAACGCCATACGTGTTCGGTGCGCAGCGCCTGAATATGCTGGCGCCATCCGTCAATGTTCAGCGGCTGTTGCAGAGCAGGTAATAATGTTTTCAAATCACCCGTCAGGGATATATGCACCTGACGTAACTTATTCAGTTCTGCCGGATCGATATCCAGGTGGATCACTTTGGCATGTGGCGCAAAAGTATCCAGCCTGCCGGTCACCCGATCATCAAAACGGGCACCCACGGCAATCAGAAGATCGCACTCCTGGACGGCCAGATTGGCCGCTTTAGTACCATGCATGCCTAACATGGCCAGATATAAGGGGTAATCCGCCTCAACAGCACCCAGACCTTTCAGCGTACAGGTGACGGGCATTTGCGTAACAGCAAGAAAGTCGTGTAGTGCCGGTACTGCACGTGCTATACCAACGCCACCGCCAACATATAACATTGGTTTTTGTGCCGTTGCCAGCATCTGCCGGGCTTGTTCAATGGCTGTCTGAGGAAAGGTGATGCTTTCATCTGCCGCCGGGGAAAAATCACTGAATTGCCCCTGCGCCAGCTGAATATCTTTCGGAATATCAATCAGTACCGGACCTGGTCGCCCTGAGTTAGCGATCTGAAAAGCCTCAGTGATAACCCGGGGCAGATCGGCCTGCGATTGCACCAGCAGGCTGTGTTTCGTACAGGCCAGCGATAGCCCAAGGACATCGACCTCCTGAAAAGCATCTGTACCAATAAACGGTGCGGCAACCTGACCCGTGATGGCGACAACAGGAACAGAGTCCAATAAGGCATCGGCCAGACCGGTAATTAAATTAGTTGCCCCAGGCCCGGATGTCGCAATACAAACCCCGGTTTTTCCTGTGGCACGAGCATAACCAATCGCCGCAATAGCCGCGCCTTGCTCATGTCGACACAAGACATGTTCGATATTACCGTCATACAATGCATCATAGAGTGGCATAATAGCGCCGCCAGGATAGCCAAAAACGGTATCGACTCCCTGTTTTCGCAAAGTATGTACTACACACTGTGCTCCATTCATAGTTATTTTCCCGCCATAGTTTCGAATAAACAGAATGTTATGTTCAAATACACACTGAGCTCCTTGCTTGTTATTTTTATAAAAAAACCCCCGAACCTTACGGTGCGGGGGTCTTAGTTCGTTAAGGCTATTTATGCCTTTTCTGCTCCAGGTGCAGCCCCGCTTGATGGGATAATAATCACCACCAGGCTTAGTATAATCAGGCTAATCACTCGTAGAACAACAGTCATTTTTAAATTTCTTAATCAAGATAATGAGTAAAGAGTTATCATAAAATCCATAATAAACACAAGCGTTTTTACACTTTATTTATTAATTCTGTTTGAGAATATTGATAACAAATTGTTATTTAACATTATTTTTAAAACTTCCTGCCATACCTGTTTTCTGCAGACAGGCTAGCCACGGCTCGCTTTATTTGTGAGAAAAATTCCATAATCAATGAAACAGAACGATAGCCAATAAGATAGTCTGCGTCGTGTTACGTAAATTATCATTTTCATAAATTACGCATGATGTTTCTGCCGCCATAATGCGCTTGTCCAGGAGGCATTATGTCACTCGCAATTATTTATACCCGGGCCGCATTTGGTATTAACGCCCCTCTTATCACTATCGAAATTCATATCAGCAACGGGCTACCCGGGCTGACAATGGTTGGGCTTCCGGAAACTACAGTAAAAGAGGCGCGTGACCGGGTACGCAGTGCAATAATCAACAGCGGATATACTTTTCCGGCTAAAAAAATTACGGTTAATCTGGCTCCAGCCGATCTTCCCAAAGAGGGAGGACGGTATGATTTACCCATCGCTATTGCGCTTCTGGTGGCATCAGAACAACTCAAGACAACCCGGCTGAATCAATATGAATTTATTGGCGAACTCGCATTGACTGGCGCTTTACGCGCTGTCCCTGGGGCTATTCCCAGCGCAATAGAGGCAATAAAAGCTAAACGACAACTTATCGCCTCGGCAGACAATGCCGCAGAACTCTCACTTATTGGCGGTAATGCGTGTTTTATCGCCAGTCATTTACAGGAAGTATGCGCTTTTCTGAATGGACAACAACCGCTGAACGAGCCAATCGCTGAAACAACCTGCCCGGCAGAAAAACATCCTGACCTGATCGATGTTATTGGTCAGCAACAGGCAAAACGGGCACTGGAGATTGTCGCTTCTGGCGGACACAGCCTGTTACTGATCGGCCCTCCTGGGACAGGAAAAACCATGCTAGCCAGCCGGTTACCCGGCATTTTACCCCCGTTAAGCAACGAAGAAGCGCTGGAAAGCGCAGCCATTCTTAGCCTGCTCAGTACCCATCACGCCACAAAACAATGGCGTCATCGGCCATTTCGTAGCCCGCATCATAGTGCATCGATGGCAGCAATGGTCGGTGGTGGCTCAATCCCCTTACCCGGTGAGATTTCACTCGCTCATAACGGAATATTATTTCTTGATGAGCTGCCAGAGTTTGAACGCAGAGTGCTGGATGCACTGAGAGAACCCATTGAGTCAGGTAAAATACATATTTCCCGCAGCAAAGCCAAAGTTGATTATCCCGCCCACTTTCAGCTTATTGCCGCGATGAATCCGGGGCCAACCGGACACTATAAGGGACGACATAATCGCACATCACCTGAACAAATATTACGTTACCTGGGTCGTTTATCCGGTCCTTTTCTCGATCGTTTTGATCTCTCACTGGAAATGCCATTACCACCACCTGGCGTTCTTAGTCAAAGAACATCCGGCGAAGAAGATAGCGCCAGCATCCGACAACGTGTTCTGGCAGTGCGTCAAAAACAGTGGGCCCGACAGAAAAAACTTAATGCCGATCTTGAGAATCATGAAATAAAAATCTGGTGTCCTCTCCATAAAGAGGACGCGATATGGCTGGAGCAAGCACTCATACAGTTAGGACTCTCTATTCGTGCCTGGCAGCGACTGCTCAAAGTTGCCCGTACCATTGCCGATGCTGAAGAAGAACCCCATATTGAGCGTAACCATCTTCAGGAAGCCCTCAGCTATCGGGCAATAGACAGAATACTTCATCACTTGCAAAAATTTATGCAATAAAAAGTTTACAACCTTTCTGTTAATCCTCACTTTCTGTGTAATCTTCGGTGCTTTCCACTTGAGGCTTACCACCGGACAACGTATGAAAACGTTTTGGACGCTTAATATGAGCCATGTACTTAATCCAGACACGTTCTACTTCTGTCGCTGGATTACACTCACCACGACAGACTAAAATAAACTGCTTTTCATCTTCGGTGACAGGCTGGCGTTTACCCAGGTCCAGTTCGTTAAGGGCATAACCATATTGCTCCAGCAATTGAGCCTCTTTGATAGTGAAATCACCGTGACGTGAGAATCCACGGGGATAATTTTTATTATCAAAAAAACGATGAGTTGTCATAAAGCTTTGCGACATCTTACACACTCCTGATTCTTTAGCTGGGCTGTCTATGGCGCGGAGTATTAGTTACCCTTGACAGCGTGTAAAACAAAAGATTTAAATCATAATGATAAATAAATTTACAGGAAAGAATATGGATACCGAATTGCTTAAAACTTTCCTTGAAGTGAGCAGAACTCGCCACTTTGGACAAGCAGCAGAGGCACTTTATCTGACACAGTCAGCGGTCAGCTTTCGTATTCGTCAGTTAGAAAACCAGCTCGGTGTTAACCTTTTTACTCGTCATCGTAATAATATCCGCCTGACGCTCGCTGGAGATAAACTGCTGCCTTATGCTGAAAATCTGATGAATACCTGGCAGATGGCGCGGAAAGAAGTGGTGAATGCTTCCCTGCATAACTCGTTTTCAATTGGTAGTAACGCATCTCTTTGGGAATGCATACTGGGCCAATGGCTGGGAACACTTTACCAAAAAAACGACAATATGCAGTTTGAAGCCCGGATCGCGCAACGACAATCATTAATTAAACAACTGCGTGAACGACAGTTGGATCTATTGATTACAACAGAATCAGCTAAAATAGATCAACTGAGCAGCCAGTTACTGGGTAACCTGACTCTGGCGCTCTATTGTACATCGCCCTATAAAAACAAAAATGAATTAAACTATCTGCGTCTGGAATGGGGAATGGACTTTCAGCAAAATGAAACCGATCTGCTGAATCCCGATGATCTTCCGTTACTAACCACTGATTCTGCCCGATTAGCTTATCAGCAACTCGCCATGCTAAATGGCTGTGCATGGCTACCTGTATCATGGGCAGAAAAAAAAGCTGATTTATATCGGGTGAAGGAGAGTACCGTTGTTTCACGGCCTTTGTATGCTATCTGGCTACAAAATAGTGATAAGCAGGGGCAAATTCATGAAATATTAAAAACTGACATGTCAGGATAAATTCACAACTTATCCGACAAAAAGAATACTATTCTGGTTTTTGCTCTTTTCAAAACAGCAGCACCTGTTATGGTGCTACATACTGCATCTGTTATATAAAAAAAATCCTTCGCTTAAGCAAAGGATTAATATGGCAGGGGCGGAGAGACTCGAACTCGCGACACCCGGTTTTGGAGACCGGTGCTCTACCAACTGAGCTACGCCCCTAATATATTATTGTCAGATTGACTACTAATCAGCTATCTTCATTGCAATTGTGGCGGAACGGACGGGACTCGAACCCGCGACCCCCTGCGTGACAGGCAGGTATTCTAACCAGCTGAACTACCGCTCCAGCAACTCTTTCTGCTGCCACCAGCTTTTATACCGGTGGTTCACTAATTTTAAAGCCTGGCAGCTCCCTGCTCTCGCATGGGGAGTCCCCACACTACCATCGGCGCTTCGGCGTTTCACTTCTGAGTTCGGCATGGGGTCAGGTGGGACCACCGCGCTGTCACCGCCAGGCTGATTCTTTCTAATCATTCCTCGCTCTTCTTCCGGACCTCGCTGAAAATCTTTCTCTCTCTCCGCTCCACGCTTCCGATAAAACACCTTCGGCGTTGTAAGGTTAAGCCTCACGGGTCATTAGTATCAGTCAGCTCAACGTGTCACCACGCTTACACACCTGACCTATCAACGTCGTCGTCTTCAACGTCCCTTCAGGATATTTTCATATCAGGGATAACTCATCTCAGGGCAAGTTTCGGGCTTAGATGCTTTCAGCACTTATCTCTTCCGCATTTAGCTACCGGGCTGTGCCATTGGCATGACAACCCGTACACCAGTGATGCGTCCACTCCGGTCCTCTCGTACTGGGAGCAGCCCCCCCTCAGTTATCCAGCGCCCACGGCAGATAGGGACCGAACTGTCTCACGACGTTCTAAACCCAGCTCGCGTACCACTTTAAATGGCGAACAGCCATACCCTTGGGACCCGCTTCAGCCCCAGGATGTGATGAGCCGACATCGAGGTGCCAAACACCGCCGTCGATATGAACTCTTGGGCGGTATCAGCCTGTTATCCCCGGAGTACCTTTTATCCGTTGAGCGATGGCCCTTCCATTCAGAACCACCGGATCACTATGACCTGCTTTCGCACCTGCTCGCACCGTCACGCTCGCAGTCAGGCCAGCTTCTGCCATTGCACTATCCTCCTGATGTCCGACCAGGATTAGCTGACCTTCGTGCTCCTCCGTTACTCTTTGGGAGGAGACCGCCCCAGTCAAACTACCCGCCAGACACTGTCCGCAACCCCGCTCAGGGGCCCGCGTTAGAACATCAAACATTAAAGGGCGGTATTTCAACAGCGGCTCCATGCAGACTGGCGTCCACACTTCTTCGCCTCCCGCCTATCCTGCACATCAAGGCTCAAGGTTCAGTGTCAAGCTGTAGTAAAGGTTCACGGGGTCTTTCCGTCTTGCCGCGGGTACACTGCATCTTCACAGCGAGTTCAATTTCACTGAGTCCCGGGTGGAGACAGCCTGGCCATCATTACGCCATTCGTGCAGGTCGGAACTTACCCGACAAGGAATTTCGCTACCTTAGGACCGTTATAGTTACGGCCGCCGTTTACCGGGGCTTCAGTCAGCTGCTTCTCCTTTCAGATTACAGCATCATTTAACCTTCCGGCACCGGGCAGGCGTCACACCGTATACTTCCACTTGCGTGTTTGCACAGTGCTGTGTTTTTAATAAACAGTTGCAGCCAGCTGGTCTCTGCGACTGACCTCAGCTCCACGCGTTAAGCGCTTCACCTTGCGTCAGCGTGCCTTCTCCCGAAGTTA
The sequence above is drawn from the Enterobacteriaceae bacterium ESL0689 genome and encodes:
- the ilvM gene encoding acetolactate synthase 2 small subunit, whose amino-acid sequence is MIQHQITLQARLNPETLERILRVVRHRGFQVRAMNMATLSETGNINLELTVASQRPVELLFSQLSKLVDVTGIEVQPRSL
- the ilvG gene encoding acetolactate synthase 2 catalytic subunit: MNGAQCVVHTLRKQGVDTVFGYPGGAIMPLYDALYDGNIEHVLCRHEQGAAIAAIGYARATGKTGVCIATSGPGATNLITGLADALLDSVPVVAITGQVAAPFIGTDAFQEVDVLGLSLACTKHSLLVQSQADLPRVITEAFQIANSGRPGPVLIDIPKDIQLAQGQFSDFSPAADESITFPQTAIEQARQMLATAQKPMLYVGGGVGIARAVPALHDFLAVTQMPVTCTLKGLGAVEADYPLYLAMLGMHGTKAANLAVQECDLLIAVGARFDDRVTGRLDTFAPHAKVIHLDIDPAELNKLRQVHISLTGDLKTLLPALQQPLNIDGWRQHIQALRTEHVWRYDNTGDGIYAPLLLKLLSERKPVDSVITTDVGQHQMWAAQHMTYSRPENFITSSGLGTMGFGLPAAIGAQIARPDDTVICVSGDGSFMMNVQELGTVKRKQLPVKIVLLDNQRLGMVRQWQQLFFDQRYSETTLNDNPDFVALASAFGIPGQHITHQDQVEAALDAMLSSEGPWLLHVSINELENVWPLVPPGASNAEMLEA
- a CDS encoding IlvGEDA operon leader peptide encodes the protein MTVVLRVISLIILSLVVIIIPSSGAAPGAEKA
- a CDS encoding YifB family Mg chelatase-like AAA ATPase; the protein is MSLAIIYTRAAFGINAPLITIEIHISNGLPGLTMVGLPETTVKEARDRVRSAIINSGYTFPAKKITVNLAPADLPKEGGRYDLPIAIALLVASEQLKTTRLNQYEFIGELALTGALRAVPGAIPSAIEAIKAKRQLIASADNAAELSLIGGNACFIASHLQEVCAFLNGQQPLNEPIAETTCPAEKHPDLIDVIGQQQAKRALEIVASGGHSLLLIGPPGTGKTMLASRLPGILPPLSNEEALESAAILSLLSTHHATKQWRHRPFRSPHHSASMAAMVGGGSIPLPGEISLAHNGILFLDELPEFERRVLDALREPIESGKIHISRSKAKVDYPAHFQLIAAMNPGPTGHYKGRHNRTSPEQILRYLGRLSGPFLDRFDLSLEMPLPPPGVLSQRTSGEEDSASIRQRVLAVRQKQWARQKKLNADLENHEIKIWCPLHKEDAIWLEQALIQLGLSIRAWQRLLKVARTIADAEEEPHIERNHLQEALSYRAIDRILHHLQKFMQ
- a CDS encoding DUF413 domain-containing protein, which produces MSQSFMTTHRFFDNKNYPRGFSRHGDFTIKEAQLLEQYGYALNELDLGKRQPVTEDEKQFILVCRGECNPATEVERVWIKYMAHIKRPKRFHTLSGGKPQVESTEDYTESED
- the hdfR gene encoding HTH-type transcriptional regulator HdfR, which gives rise to MDTELLKTFLEVSRTRHFGQAAEALYLTQSAVSFRIRQLENQLGVNLFTRHRNNIRLTLAGDKLLPYAENLMNTWQMARKEVVNASLHNSFSIGSNASLWECILGQWLGTLYQKNDNMQFEARIAQRQSLIKQLRERQLDLLITTESAKIDQLSSQLLGNLTLALYCTSPYKNKNELNYLRLEWGMDFQQNETDLLNPDDLPLLTTDSARLAYQQLAMLNGCAWLPVSWAEKKADLYRVKESTVVSRPLYAIWLQNSDKQGQIHEILKTDMSG